In the Mesorhizobium sp. M1D.F.Ca.ET.043.01.1.1 genome, CGCGGCAAAAGCCAATGGCGTTCTGCCTGGTGTGCTTGGTCAATATGCTGGCATGCGCTGTGCCGATGCCGGACTTTTTGACGATCGTGACCTCCATGCCCGCCCTGCTGCCATAGTAGAGCGTCTTGGCGGAAGCCGGCGAAGCGAGGATGAAAACGGAAATCGCAAGCAGGACGTAGCGCATGAAGCTCTCCCCTTTGGCCGGAGAGCTTCCACGCGCTCTGCCCGGCGGTCAAGCGCCCCACTGTAGCCCGCATTCGCAGCTGCAGCCCCGCATCCGCAAAAGAAAAGGGCCGGCACCTTTCGGCACCAGCCCCTGCTCTTTCCCTCGGGTCACGCTTCTTCGGCGCGCTCGATATCTCAGATTTCGAATGCGCTCACATCCGGTACGCGATGGTATCGTTCCAGAAGCGGTCGAGGCGCTGCAGGGCCCGGTTCATCTGCTTGAACTCGTCGGTGTTGATGCCGCCGACCGCCTCGATCGAGCCGACATGGCGCTCGTAGAGGCCGGCGACGACGTCGGCCACCTCGTTGCCCTTCGGCGTCAGCGAGACGCGGACCGAGCGGCGATCGATGCGCGAGCGCTGGTGGTTGATGAAGCCGAGGTCGACCAGCTTCTTCAGGTTATAGGAAACATTCGAGCCGAGATAATAACCACGCGAGCGCAGCTCGCCGGCGGTCAGCTCCGAATTGCCGATGTTGAACAGCAGCAGCGCCTGGATGGCGTTGATGTCGGAGCGGCCATTGCGGTCGAACTCGTCCTTGATCACGTCAAGCAGACGGCGGTGCAGGCGCTCCACCAGCTGCAGCGATTCCATGTACAGCGAACGGATCGCCTCGCGGCGGTCGTCGGATACGTTGGCGGTCTTCGCCGCCGGACGCGAATTGATCATTGTCTTTTGCCTCTCGTTTGTCGCCCGGTGATTTTTTGTTCTTCACCTTGATCGCGACACTATCGAATACTCATAAAATTCGACTTAAACGCCAGGGCTAACAAGAGCTTACCGGTAAGAGGTTTCGAAAGAGGCTTAACGAACGGTCACGCGAGCAAGAACAATTAACCTAAAGATTTAGCCAACGGTTTTGGGGCAAATCGCTGCCCTGGAATCTAGGTTCCCGGAGCCATCTGGCAACCCAAGCGAGTCGCCCTGAAGGCAGCCTCAGGCGATGCGCTTTGGGTGTTTGATCTGATGCATGTCGTTCTCCCGAAACCGCTGCCCACTTTCGGGCGACATGCATTACTGCCTGAGCCGCCGCTTCTGCAGCCAGATGACCACCCGGAAGATGATGTAGAGCAGCGCCACGCAGGCATGCGAGATGACGATCAGCAGCCGATGGCCGAAGAGGTTGGGAAAGCCGGCATACATGACGGTCTCGGTCGCCGCGCAGATGAACCAGATCACCGGCCCCCACGA is a window encoding:
- a CDS encoding MarR family winged helix-turn-helix transcriptional regulator, with amino-acid sequence MINSRPAAKTANVSDDRREAIRSLYMESLQLVERLHRRLLDVIKDEFDRNGRSDINAIQALLLFNIGNSELTAGELRSRGYYLGSNVSYNLKKLVDLGFINHQRSRIDRRSVRVSLTPKGNEVADVVAGLYERHVGSIEAVGGINTDEFKQMNRALQRLDRFWNDTIAYRM